The following nucleotide sequence is from Bactrocera oleae isolate idBacOlea1 chromosome 2, idBacOlea1, whole genome shotgun sequence.
aacgccagacacctttttttcgGTGGTACTTCTGGAGAGCGGCTACGGGATCAAgtgaattcaaattttttcaaaatgaatcaccgattattaaagtacattaaactctataaatttacattttttatttatttttgaaataaaatgctGCTTTAACCGATTTCACGAAAAACTATGGTTTTTCTAACGTACAAGTGAATATATCTACATAAGTTATTGACGAATTAAGATGTACACagttccattaaaaaaaaaatatttcagaaatattcaaaaaatattgattatagaATAACTtttgattaaattaataaatatgtcaagaccaaaaaaataatggtttagtaataaaatgtatttaattaaatttcatttaatatagcatatattttataaagaaaaagttttctaaactctttttatatacaagtaagtacaaaatttatttgGGGTAGTAAATGAAACACTTTTgtgacagaaaaaaaatttttaccttATCGGAAATGATTGCAGAGTGAATTCACTCacacgaaaaataaatttttaacacaaattcatacatgcatatgtagatGGAAAATGGAGATAACGATTAGTACATTCAACATATAATTAAGCATCTCATAAAATTCAATTGACcacgcttttttttttaaacgcttATTCTAAAATAGAAATCTAGTTATTCGTTgctaaagaatataaaaaaacgtGAGAAATTATTTACAAGACAAATTGTTAAAAAACAAGACAAAACTTacacttcgactgcaccgaagctataataccctacacaggtgcatttcgtatagcataaaattgtttaagatttctattttgttttttatcgcTCAGCttgaatggcagctatgtcCGATAGTAGTCCGATGTCGGAGGTTCCGACCAACGAATAGCTTCTTGGATAGAaaacgacgtgtgcaaaatatcagaacgatatctcaaaatctgagggaCTAGATCGCGTATGAACAGACGGACGGGCGAATATGACTCATttgactcagcttgtcacgctgatcatttatataccgattatatattttataggatctccgaagTTTCAGTGTGTTTCTGTTTAGGGCATAATTAGtgttaaaatatttcgtttacTATTACTATTTACAGTTAAAGTCTTAAGGCGATACATTTGAAAGACTCGAGATTTTTTCTACTCACTACCTTTACAAACctgtttactttatttttaggtGGAAGCAAGCAAACAACAACTAGTATACTACTTTTCTACAAATATTACatctaaattaaacaaaaaatatgtgttacagaataatgcaaattaaataaattcataaaaaacacTGCAAAAATCTACGAGCACAAAATGTAGGGGTGTTGGCAAGATGTATTAATTGCTTACCGGCATTTTTATCCAACGCCATATTCTCTTTGGAATTCACGCTCGCATCGGATGGCGTGGGTGAGGGCTTACTTTGTACAAGACTACCGTTATTATTGCGTTTACGTTTCCCATGTAAGTTGTGAACGCCATCGTATGTACTACCGACCGAGCTGCCCGCACTTCTTTCGCCGCTGTTAAAATATTCACGCTCCGCAGCATAGGTGGGCACACAATCGATCGTTAAAGTAGCACATGTTTGTGGTCTTTTACCGTCGTCTGTTTCGCCTTCATTTTGCTGTTGTTCGTAATTGTCGCACAACTCATTAACACAATCGAAACGTAAATTGTTAACCACACGCCGACAGCGATCCATGGCGTTATCTATGAGACGCAAGCGATCAGAAAACTGTTCACTTGCTTCTTCGAAGAAAAGTAGCTGGCGCTCATCATCTGTAGTGAGCGCGCTTGCAGCTTGAGTATTCTGCACGACTGGTGCAATAGCGCGTTTAGTTGATGTGTTGTCTATTTGACAATCTTTCACAATCATCTCAGAGGTGTGAGTATATGTGGCTGATGATGGTCCCAGATCGATGAAATTGATGTTGGGATTTTCGAGCATATCACTTAAAATTACTACTTTATTGCCGTGTGGTTGTGTCGCCAACGCATTTGTACTTACATCTTCAGTTATCATAGTCGATGCTACAGCAGGTTTCTCTTCGTGttcttaaaacaaaacaacaaaataaaataacgtaTATTTTTATGACATATGACTCACATGACTTTGTCACAAACTTACCGCTTTTTGACTTCCCTTTTGGACTATGCGAAGAGTTCTTCGTATCTTTAATTTGACTTGGTTTCTTATCGTTGTTGTTTGATGTGGTGTTCTGACCAGCTTTTTCGCGCTCGCTGCCGCCATTTTTACGACTAGCACCATTAGCACCTCCACCTTCGTCATTCGAATCGGTTGATTTGTGTCGCCGCACTTGATTCACCCTTTCGCTATTGTGGTCATCAATGGGTGCTTCAGTTTTGGTATTTTCTGCACTGCCATCATCTTTTTTTGCGCTACCACCGTTGTTTGAAGTGCTTCGATGATGCTTCTTTTCATTTTCACGTTTCTCACGCTTCACGTCGTGGCTTTCAGATCGGCTCGACGAACTTGATGAAGATGTGAAAGCGTTTGAAGTTTTCGATGTGACGTGCTTTTCGTTTTTGTTACTTGAACTTGTATCATGAGAGCGACCGGTGGAGGAGCTAGACCGTTTGGAGCTACTACTACGTTCGGTACTATCATTCTTACTCTTTGTACTATTGTCGTGTGTGCGTGATCTATCCTTGCTTCTATCCTTCTCCTTGTGATTCTTATCTTTATCTCTGTGCTTGTCTTTTTCTCTGTGTCTACTTTTATCGCTACTTCTATCCCTATCACTACTCCTATCCTTCTCTCGACTCCTGTTTTTGCTTCGATCCCGATCTTTATACTTGTCTTTTGAGCTGTGCGATCGCCGTTTATCTTTCGAATGCTTTTTATGTCGCGAAGACGATGAGGAGGAACCGTGATTGCGTGAAGTACTTGCTTCTTTTTTATCCCGCTGCTCTTGCATGGGTATTGGAAATACTCCATCTGTTACATTCACAGATTCAGCTTTCGATTCGATTTCACCCTCCTCCTTGTATTGCTGAA
It contains:
- the BOD1 gene encoding biorientation of chromosomes in cell division protein 1-like 1 isoform X1 codes for the protein MASHLDPQLEDRILHEVKSQGVFDEFRKDSMADVDTKPAYQNLRQRVESTVKKFLSEQQWTPDMNKNQLREKLRRHITESGFLDVGVERIVDQVVNPKIGTVFQPRIEEITYKYLGLPPPPVKHEPPPPIMHPLPPLPLTGPPLKIETSSLLPTGLEQVSPDSDKATVKSECHGDDPSVMDMDVDADDKTADEDDESPPFEPLVKCVEPNTTIKSEIKHEYQADMKPQLNIGKFEAISSESMIKVETGNQQDSETQDTSVSANSTDPEVAKHANISFGTDALISQDSQLSQVSSDSNISDVTANASHSFMDNSSTHNTPQTISDQTAAAIELASANISEEAQMPKFSENSSEMLGAKSAPSELHFDIKKDEIKFEGTERKANLLEREGECNSVTGDDISTRQVSTIGENLESKGAPHHFGNLTIDTDVERMQATGITTPAATPTPTPLDSSFGSSLEDVSIQQYKEEGEIESKAESVNVTDGVFPIPMQEQRDKKEASTSRNHGSSSSSSRHKKHSKDKRRSHSSKDKYKDRDRSKNRSREKDRSSDRDRSSDKSRHREKDKHRDKDKNHKEKDRSKDRSRTHDNSTKSKNDSTERSSSSKRSSSSTGRSHDTSSSNKNEKHVTSKTSNAFTSSSSSSSRSESHDVKREKRENEKKHHRSTSNNGGSAKKDDGSAENTKTEAPIDDHNSERVNQVRRHKSTDSNDEGGGANGASRKNGGSEREKAGQNTTSNNNDKKPSQIKDTKNSSHSPKGKSKSEHEEKPAVASTMITEDVSTNALATQPHGNKVVILSDMLENPNINFIDLGPSSATYTHTSEMIVKDCQIDNTSTKRAIAPVVQNTQAASALTTDDERQLLFFEEASEQFSDRLRLIDNAMDRCRRVVNNLRFDCVNELCDNYEQQQNEGETDDGKRPQTCATLTIDCVPTYAAEREYFNSGERSAGSSVGSTYDGVHNLHGKRKRNNNGSLVQSKPSPTPSDASVNSKENMALDKNADEVKCVRRIASVNKLSQQRYNSEDLYKPRPILSQRSRRRGMDTII
- the BOD1 gene encoding biorientation of chromosomes in cell division protein 1-like 1 isoform X2, whose product is MASHLDPQLEDRILHEVKSQGVFDEFRKDSMADVDTKPAYQNLRQRVESTVKKFLSEQQWTPDMNKNQLREKLRRHITESGFLDVGVERIVDQVVNPKIGTVFQPRIEEITYKYLGLPPPPVKHEPPPPIMHPLPPLPLTGPPLKIETSSLLPTGLEQVSPDSDKATVKSECHGDDPSVMDMDVDADDKTADEDDESPPFEPLVKCVEPNTTIKSEIKHEYQADMKPQLNIGKFEAISSESMIKVETGNQQDSETQDTSVSANSTDPEVAKHANISFGTDALISQDSQLSQVSSDSNISDVTANASHSFMDNSSTHNTPQTISDQTAAAIELASANISEEAQMPKFSENSSEMLGAKSAPSELHFDIKKDEIKFEGTERKANLLEREGECNSVTGDDISTRQVSTIGENLESKGAPHHFGNLTIDTDVERMQATGITTPAATPTPTPLDSSFGSSLEDVSIQQYKEEGEIESKAESVNVTDGVFPIPMQEQRDKKEASTSRNHGSSSSSSRHKKHSKDKRRSHSSKDKYKDRDRSKNRSREKDRSSDRDRSSDKSRHREKDKHRDKDKNHKEKDRSKDRSRTHDNSTKSKNDSTERSSSSKRSSSSTGRSHDTSSSNKNEKHVTSKTSNAFTSSSSSSSRSESHDVKREKRENEKKHHRSTSNNGGSAKKDDGSAENTKTEAPIDDHNSERVNQVRRHKSTDSNDEGGGANGASRKNGGSEREKAGQNTTSNNNDKKPSQIKDTKNSSHSPKGKSKSEHEEKPAVASTMITEDVSTNALATQPHGNKVVILSDMLENPNINFIDLGPSSATYTHTSEMIVKDCQIDNTSTKRAIAPVVQNTQAASALTTDDERQLLFFEEASEQFSDRLRLIDNAMDRCRRVVNNLRFDCVNELCDNYEQQQNEGETDDGKRPQTCATLTIDCVPTYAAEREYFNSGERSAGSSVGSTYDGVHNLHGKRKRNNNGSLVQSKPSPTPSDASVNSKENMALDKNADMHTN